A single Rubrivivax gelatinosus IL144 DNA region contains:
- the trpA gene encoding tryptophan synthase subunit alpha encodes MSRIAATFEALARDGRQALIPYVTTGDPYADATPEIMAALAEGGADVIELGVPFSDPMADGPVIQQAGERALARGIGLAQVFAAVRAFREHNQHTPVVLMGYANPVERYDGRHGDGAFIRDAAAAGVDGVLIVDYPPEECEDFAARLKAAELDLIFLLAPTSTDERMRQVGRLASGYVYYVSLKGVTGAGHLDTAAVAAMLPRIRAQVQTPVGVGFGIRDAATARAVAEVADAVVIGSRLVQLLAEQPREAVAAAARDFIAGIRAALDA; translated from the coding sequence ATGAGCCGCATCGCCGCCACCTTCGAGGCCCTGGCCCGTGACGGCCGCCAGGCGCTGATTCCCTACGTCACCACCGGCGACCCGTACGCCGACGCGACGCCCGAGATCATGGCCGCGCTGGCCGAGGGCGGCGCCGACGTCATCGAGCTCGGCGTGCCGTTCTCCGACCCGATGGCCGACGGCCCGGTGATCCAGCAGGCCGGCGAACGCGCGCTGGCGCGCGGCATCGGCCTGGCCCAGGTCTTCGCCGCGGTGCGCGCCTTCCGCGAGCACAACCAGCACACGCCGGTCGTGCTGATGGGCTACGCCAACCCGGTCGAGCGCTACGACGGCCGCCACGGCGACGGCGCCTTCATCCGCGACGCGGCGGCCGCCGGTGTCGACGGCGTGCTGATCGTCGACTACCCGCCCGAGGAGTGCGAGGACTTCGCCGCGCGCCTGAAGGCCGCGGAGCTGGACCTGATCTTCCTGCTGGCGCCGACCTCCACCGACGAGCGCATGCGCCAGGTCGGACGGCTGGCCAGCGGGTATGTGTACTATGTCTCGCTGAAAGGCGTCACCGGCGCGGGTCACCTCGACACCGCGGCGGTGGCGGCGATGTTGCCGCGCATCCGCGCGCAGGTTCAGACGCCGGTCGGCGTCGGCTTCGGCATCCGCGACGCCGCGACGGCGCGCGCGGTCGCGGAGGTCGCCGACGCGGTCGTCATCGGCTCGCGGCTGGTGCAGCTGCTCGCCGAGCAGCCGCGCGAGGCCGTGGCCGCCGCGGCGCGCGACTTCATCGCCGGCATCCGCGCCGCGCTGGACGCATAA
- a CDS encoding FimV/HubP family polar landmark protein: MNHRSTNAARFALTGVALAAACLWGTPAWALGLGRLNVQSALGEPLRAEIDVTSLTPEEAGTLKLRIAPPDAFRAAGVEYNAVLGDAQVSLQRRPDGRQVLRLSSDRSIVEPFVDIILEANWATGRLVREYTMLFDPPSSRAAQTPPAPVASPSISPAPSPVRPPAPAAPVQTPAPAIAPPPVAVTPPAPALKPATRPAPSKARTKAAKPAETPRAAETAEQVRVRRGDTLFGIASRTQAAGVSLDQMLVALFRGNPDAFVGDNMNRLKSGAVLTVPSAESANKTTPAEARGIILAQSADFAAYRQRLAGSTTAAAEQPARQAKGKVQASVEDRRQTAAPTPDKLKLSQGAVKSAPEAKLSKEAERRAADQRLAELARNVDELKKLQGAASAPPQAAPAPAAKPEPASAPAVTVAAAPPVASAPEAASAAEPASAAASAAAKKLNKMPPPPMPVDEEPGFLESMLDNPMLLPAGGLLVALLGGLLIWRRRQAAQGGGGETSFLESRLQPDSFFGGSGGQRVDTREAAPSGAPSSMSYSLSQLDAIGDVDPVAEADVYLAYGRDLQAEEILKEAMRANPERMAIRVKLLEVYVKRRDIKGFELLATQVYTMTQGSGEDWEKAQELGRQIDPENPLYQPGGAPTLEVGPGGKVIEPLAATTLPHAAKPAPFAPEESSLPPEPAPAPASLDLDLDLDAPSAPSPLAMEATKPIPRDEGPVSDNTPLDFELPLVDTGPAPLDEPIPTPEMSFGERADATPPAPMDALDFDLGDLAPPAPAAAPSQAAALDAGEPALDFSDFGLGPDSLPPIGDGDPLARKLELAEEFRQIGDLEGARDLLDEVIAKADGALKAKAQAMLSSLG; this comes from the coding sequence TTGAATCACCGTTCGACGAACGCGGCGCGTTTCGCGCTGACCGGGGTGGCGCTGGCCGCCGCCTGCCTCTGGGGCACGCCCGCCTGGGCGCTCGGTCTGGGCCGGCTCAACGTGCAATCGGCCCTGGGCGAGCCGCTGCGCGCCGAGATCGACGTCACCAGCCTGACCCCGGAAGAAGCCGGCACGCTGAAGCTGCGCATCGCGCCGCCCGACGCCTTCCGCGCCGCCGGCGTCGAATACAACGCCGTGCTCGGTGACGCCCAGGTCTCGCTGCAGCGCCGGCCCGACGGCCGCCAGGTGCTGCGCCTGAGCAGCGACCGCAGCATCGTCGAACCCTTCGTCGACATCATCCTCGAAGCCAACTGGGCCACCGGCCGCCTGGTGCGCGAGTACACGATGCTGTTCGACCCGCCGTCGTCGCGGGCGGCGCAGACGCCGCCGGCGCCGGTGGCCTCGCCGTCGATCTCGCCCGCGCCGTCGCCGGTGCGTCCACCGGCGCCCGCCGCGCCGGTTCAGACCCCGGCGCCGGCCATCGCGCCGCCGCCGGTCGCCGTGACCCCGCCGGCCCCGGCCCTGAAACCGGCGACGCGCCCGGCGCCCAGCAAGGCCAGGACCAAGGCGGCCAAACCCGCGGAAACGCCGCGTGCCGCCGAGACCGCCGAGCAGGTGCGTGTGCGCCGCGGCGACACGCTGTTCGGCATCGCCTCGCGCACCCAGGCCGCCGGCGTCTCGCTCGACCAGATGCTGGTCGCGCTGTTCCGTGGCAACCCGGACGCCTTCGTCGGCGACAACATGAACCGGCTGAAGTCGGGCGCGGTGCTCACCGTGCCCTCGGCCGAGAGCGCGAACAAGACCACGCCGGCCGAGGCGCGCGGCATCATCCTCGCCCAGTCGGCCGACTTCGCCGCCTATCGCCAGCGTCTGGCCGGCAGCACGACGGCCGCTGCCGAACAGCCGGCGCGCCAGGCCAAGGGCAAGGTCCAGGCCAGCGTCGAAGACCGTCGCCAGACCGCGGCGCCGACGCCCGACAAGCTCAAGCTCTCTCAGGGCGCGGTCAAGTCCGCGCCCGAGGCCAAGCTCTCCAAGGAGGCCGAGCGCCGCGCCGCCGACCAGCGCCTGGCCGAGCTGGCGCGCAACGTCGACGAGCTGAAGAAGCTGCAGGGCGCGGCCTCCGCGCCGCCGCAAGCCGCCCCCGCGCCGGCCGCCAAACCCGAGCCGGCTTCCGCGCCGGCGGTGACGGTGGCTGCCGCGCCGCCGGTCGCTTCCGCTCCCGAAGCCGCGTCGGCGGCCGAGCCGGCGTCGGCTGCTGCGTCCGCAGCCGCCAAGAAGCTGAACAAGATGCCGCCTCCGCCGATGCCGGTCGACGAGGAGCCGGGATTCCTCGAGTCGATGCTCGACAACCCGATGCTGCTGCCGGCCGGCGGCCTGCTCGTCGCGCTGCTCGGCGGCCTGCTGATCTGGCGCCGCCGCCAAGCCGCGCAAGGCGGCGGTGGCGAGACCTCGTTCCTCGAAAGCCGGCTGCAGCCCGATTCCTTCTTCGGCGGCAGCGGCGGCCAGCGTGTCGACACGCGCGAGGCCGCGCCCTCGGGCGCGCCGTCGTCGATGAGCTACTCGCTGTCGCAGCTCGACGCGATCGGCGACGTCGACCCGGTCGCCGAAGCCGACGTCTACCTCGCCTACGGCCGCGACCTGCAGGCCGAGGAGATCCTCAAGGAGGCGATGCGCGCCAACCCCGAGCGCATGGCGATCCGCGTCAAGCTGCTCGAGGTCTACGTCAAGCGCCGCGACATCAAGGGCTTCGAGCTGCTCGCCACCCAGGTCTACACGATGACCCAGGGCAGCGGCGAGGACTGGGAGAAGGCCCAGGAACTGGGCCGCCAGATCGACCCCGAGAACCCGCTGTACCAGCCGGGCGGGGCGCCGACGCTGGAAGTCGGCCCGGGAGGCAAGGTCATCGAACCGCTGGCCGCGACGACGCTGCCGCACGCCGCCAAGCCGGCACCGTTCGCGCCCGAGGAGTCTTCGCTGCCCCCCGAGCCGGCGCCCGCGCCGGCGTCGCTCGACCTGGATCTGGACCTCGACGCGCCGTCCGCACCGTCGCCGCTGGCGATGGAGGCGACCAAGCCGATCCCGCGCGACGAAGGCCCGGTCTCCGACAACACGCCGCTGGACTTCGAGCTGCCGCTGGTCGACACCGGCCCGGCGCCGCTGGACGAGCCGATCCCGACGCCCGAGATGTCCTTCGGCGAACGCGCCGACGCCACGCCGCCGGCACCGATGGACGCGCTGGACTTCGACCTCGGCGACCTGGCACCGCCGGCCCCGGCAGCGGCGCCGTCGCAAGCGGCCGCGCTGGACGCCGGCGAACCGGCGCTGGACTTCAGCGACTTCGGCCTGGGCCCGGATTCGCTGCCGCCGATCGGCGACGGCGACCCGCTGGCGCGCAAGCTGGAGCTGGCCGAGGAGTTCCGCCAGATCGGCGACCTCGAAGGCGCGCGCGATCTGCTCGACGAAGTCATCGCCAAGGCCGACGGCGCTCTGAAGGCCAAGGCCCAGGCCATGCTGTCCTCGCTTGGCTGA
- the folC gene encoding bifunctional tetrahydrofolate synthase/dihydrofolate synthase: MTALPATLDDWLAHCERMHPISMDLSLERTVEVRRRLGIEFTMPLIVVAGTNGKGSTCAMLESIALQAGYRVGLYQKPELVHFTERCRVDGRPVDADALLPHFDAVEQARGDITLTKFEFTTLAIARLLAQAPLDLVILEVGLGGRYDAVNAFDADCSVITSIDLDHTEFLGPDRESIGFEKAHVMRTGRPAIVGDPLPPASAVDHAREIGADLWLAGRDFRHDGDRQQWNWAGRGRRYNGLAFPALRGANQLLNASAALAAFESLRERLPITAQAVRTGLALVDLPGRFQVVPGQPALVLDVAHNPQSVAALALNLDAMGFYPRTRAVFGAMRDKDIAGALAKIRPLIDAWHVCTLPTARAATPDELAAVLGDTTPVHRHATPTEALQAALAASDPTDRIVVFGSFYTVGGILRDGLPRLSAPHAG; this comes from the coding sequence ATGACCGCCTTGCCCGCCACGCTGGACGACTGGCTCGCTCACTGCGAGCGCATGCACCCGATCTCGATGGACCTGTCGCTGGAGCGCACCGTCGAGGTCCGCCGCCGGCTCGGCATCGAGTTCACGATGCCGCTGATCGTCGTCGCCGGCACCAACGGCAAGGGGTCGACCTGCGCGATGCTGGAATCGATCGCGCTGCAGGCCGGCTACCGCGTGGGCCTCTACCAGAAGCCCGAACTGGTGCACTTCACCGAACGCTGCCGTGTCGACGGCCGGCCGGTCGACGCCGACGCGCTGCTGCCGCACTTCGACGCCGTCGAGCAGGCGCGCGGCGACATCACGCTGACCAAGTTCGAGTTCACGACGCTGGCCATCGCCCGGCTGCTGGCGCAGGCGCCGCTGGATCTGGTGATCCTCGAAGTCGGCCTTGGCGGGCGCTACGACGCCGTCAACGCCTTCGACGCCGACTGCTCGGTCATCACCAGCATCGACCTGGACCACACCGAGTTCCTCGGCCCCGACCGCGAGAGCATCGGCTTCGAGAAGGCGCACGTGATGCGCACCGGCCGCCCGGCGATCGTCGGCGACCCGCTGCCGCCGGCCAGCGCCGTCGACCACGCCCGCGAGATCGGTGCCGACCTCTGGCTGGCGGGGCGCGACTTCCGCCACGACGGCGACCGCCAGCAGTGGAACTGGGCCGGCCGCGGCCGGCGCTACAACGGCCTGGCCTTCCCGGCGCTGCGCGGCGCCAACCAGCTGCTCAACGCCTCGGCGGCGCTGGCGGCCTTCGAGAGCCTGCGCGAACGCCTGCCGATCACCGCCCAGGCGGTGCGCACCGGGCTGGCGCTGGTCGACCTGCCGGGGCGTTTCCAGGTCGTGCCGGGGCAGCCGGCGCTGGTGCTGGACGTCGCGCACAACCCGCAGTCGGTGGCCGCGCTGGCGCTCAACCTCGACGCGATGGGTTTCTACCCGCGTACCCGGGCGGTCTTCGGCGCGATGCGCGACAAGGACATCGCCGGCGCGCTGGCGAAGATCCGGCCGCTGATCGACGCGTGGCACGTCTGCACGCTGCCGACGGCGCGCGCCGCGACGCCCGACGAGCTCGCCGCCGTGCTCGGCGACACGACGCCGGTGCATCGCCACGCCACGCCGACCGAGGCCTTGCAGGCCGCGCTCGCCGCGTCCGACCCAACCGATAGAATCGTCGTCTTCGGATCGTTCTACACCGTGGGCGGCATCCTGCGCGACGGCCTGCCGCGGCTGTCGGCGCCGCACGCCGGCTGA
- the accD gene encoding acetyl-CoA carboxylase, carboxyltransferase subunit beta codes for MSWLEKLLPPKIQPTDPSERRTVPEGLWIKCPSCETVLYKTDLEQNVNVCPKCGHHHRIGARERLDHFLDAEGRWEIGQEVLPVDALKFKDSKKYPERLKSALETTGETDALVVMGGAVMSVPLVAACFEFDFMGGSMGSVVGERFVRGVEAAIEQKVPFVSFAATGGARMQEGLLSLMQMAKTNAALTRLAKAKLPYISVLTDPTMGGVSASFAFVGDVVIAEPKALIGFAGPRVIENTVREKLPEGFQRSEFLLQKGALDMICDRRQMRATVARLLAKLQRQSADAVA; via the coding sequence ATGAGCTGGTTGGAAAAGCTGCTGCCGCCGAAGATCCAGCCCACCGACCCGAGCGAGCGCCGCACGGTGCCCGAAGGGTTGTGGATCAAGTGCCCGTCCTGCGAGACGGTGCTCTACAAGACGGACCTCGAGCAGAACGTCAACGTCTGCCCGAAGTGCGGCCACCACCATCGCATCGGTGCCCGCGAGCGCCTGGACCACTTCCTCGACGCCGAAGGGCGCTGGGAGATCGGCCAGGAGGTGCTACCGGTCGACGCGCTGAAGTTCAAGGACAGCAAGAAGTACCCTGAGCGCCTGAAGTCGGCGCTCGAGACCACCGGCGAGACCGACGCGCTGGTCGTCATGGGCGGCGCGGTGATGAGCGTGCCGCTCGTCGCCGCCTGCTTCGAGTTCGACTTCATGGGCGGCTCGATGGGCTCGGTGGTCGGCGAGCGCTTCGTGCGCGGCGTCGAGGCGGCGATCGAGCAGAAGGTGCCCTTCGTCAGCTTCGCCGCCACCGGCGGCGCGCGCATGCAGGAAGGCCTGCTGAGCCTGATGCAGATGGCCAAGACCAACGCCGCGCTGACGCGGCTGGCCAAGGCCAAGCTGCCTTACATCAGCGTGCTGACCGACCCGACGATGGGCGGCGTGTCGGCCAGCTTCGCTTTCGTCGGCGACGTCGTCATCGCCGAACCGAAGGCGCTGATCGGTTTCGCCGGCCCGCGTGTCATCGAGAACACGGTGCGCGAGAAGCTGCCCGAGGGCTTCCAGCGCAGCGAGTTCCTGCTGCAGAAGGGCGCGCTCGACATGATCTGCGACCGCCGCCAGATGCGCGCCACCGTCGCCCGATTGCTCGCCAAGCTGCAGCGCCAGAGCGCCGACGCGGTCGCCTGA
- a CDS encoding CvpA family protein produces the protein MAALGWVDWTLLAVLAVSTVIGLVRGFVFEAMSLAGWIVAWFSAQWFAADLARHLPVGTPGGALNHAAAFVLTFVAALVVWSLLSRLVRLIVHATPLSPADRALGAGFGLLRGTVLLLALATVVALTPVAQSSSWRQSHGAVWLNTAMQGLKPVLPVDLARHLPA, from the coding sequence ATGGCCGCGCTGGGCTGGGTCGACTGGACGCTGCTGGCCGTGCTCGCGGTGTCCACCGTCATCGGTCTGGTGCGCGGTTTCGTCTTCGAGGCCATGTCGCTCGCCGGCTGGATCGTCGCCTGGTTCTCGGCGCAGTGGTTCGCCGCCGATCTGGCGCGCCATCTGCCGGTCGGCACGCCGGGCGGCGCGCTGAACCACGCCGCGGCTTTCGTGCTCACCTTCGTCGCCGCGCTCGTCGTGTGGTCGCTGCTGTCGCGCCTGGTGCGCCTGATCGTGCACGCGACCCCGCTGTCGCCGGCCGACCGCGCGCTCGGCGCCGGCTTCGGCCTGCTGCGCGGCACCGTCCTGCTGCTGGCGCTGGCGACCGTCGTCGCCCTCACGCCGGTGGCGCAATCGTCGTCGTGGCGCCAGTCGCACGGCGCCGTGTGGCTCAATACCGCCATGCAGGGGCTCAAGCCCGTGCTGCCGGTCGATCTGGCCCGGCACCTGCCGGCCTGA
- the asd gene encoding aspartate-semialdehyde dehydrogenase: protein MMALVGLVGWRGMVGSVLMDRMRAENDFALIEPVFFSTSNVGGAAPAELVKNETQLQDAYDIAALKRCDIVLTCQGGDYTTEVFPKLRAAGWNGHWIDAASTLRMNPDAVIVLDPVNLPVIQNALANGGRNWIGGNCTVSCMLMGVGALYKAGLVEWMSTQTYQAASGGGAQHMRELLTQYGTLNAEVRSLLDDPKSAILEIDRKVIAKQRALTPEETANFGVPLGGSLIPWIDKDLGNGQSKEEWKGMAETNKILGQGEGFGSPAVPVDGFCVRVGAMRCHSQALTFKLKREVPVADIEAMIAADNEWVKVVPNTREATLRDLTPVAVTGTMTIPVGRIRSLAMGPEYIGAFTIGDQLLWGAAEPLRRMLRILLEQ from the coding sequence ATGATGGCACTCGTAGGATTGGTCGGCTGGCGCGGGATGGTCGGTTCCGTGCTGATGGATCGCATGCGCGCCGAGAACGACTTCGCGCTCATCGAACCGGTGTTCTTCAGCACCAGCAACGTCGGCGGCGCGGCCCCGGCCGAGCTCGTGAAGAACGAGACGCAGCTGCAGGACGCGTACGACATCGCCGCGCTCAAGCGCTGCGACATCGTGCTGACCTGCCAGGGCGGCGATTACACGACCGAGGTCTTCCCCAAGCTGCGTGCGGCGGGCTGGAACGGCCACTGGATCGACGCGGCGTCGACGCTGCGCATGAACCCCGACGCGGTCATCGTGCTCGACCCGGTCAACCTGCCGGTGATCCAGAACGCACTCGCCAACGGCGGGCGCAACTGGATCGGCGGCAACTGCACCGTCAGCTGCATGCTGATGGGCGTCGGCGCGCTGTACAAGGCCGGGCTCGTCGAGTGGATGAGCACCCAGACCTACCAGGCGGCCTCGGGCGGCGGCGCGCAGCACATGCGCGAGCTGCTGACGCAGTACGGCACGCTCAACGCCGAGGTCCGCAGCCTGCTCGACGACCCGAAGAGCGCGATCCTGGAGATCGACCGCAAGGTCATCGCCAAGCAGCGCGCGCTGACGCCCGAGGAGACGGCCAACTTCGGCGTGCCGCTGGGCGGCTCGCTGATCCCGTGGATCGATAAGGATCTCGGCAACGGCCAGTCCAAGGAAGAGTGGAAGGGCATGGCCGAGACGAACAAGATCCTCGGCCAGGGCGAAGGTTTCGGTTCGCCGGCGGTGCCGGTCGACGGCTTCTGCGTGCGAGTCGGCGCGATGCGCTGCCACTCGCAGGCCCTGACCTTCAAGTTGAAGCGCGAAGTGCCGGTCGCCGACATCGAGGCGATGATCGCCGCCGACAACGAGTGGGTGAAGGTCGTGCCCAACACCCGCGAAGCGACGCTGCGCGACCTGACCCCGGTGGCCGTCACCGGCACGATGACCATTCCGGTCGGCCGCATCCGCAGCCTGGCGATGGGCCCCGAGTACATCGGCGCCTTCACGATCGGCGACCAACTGCTCTGGGGCGCGGCCGAGCCGCTGCGCCGCATGCTGCGCATCCTGCTGGAGCAGTGA
- a CDS encoding phosphoribosylanthranilate isomerase, producing MSRTRIKICGLTREADVADAVEAGADALGFVLYPKSPRAVTPERAAELARRLPPFVTPVLLFVNAAPETIAHAVRLVPQALVQFHGDETPEQCAAVGRPWLRAARMAPGFDLLDFARRHPGATGLLLDTHVEAYGGSGKVFDWSLIPPSVPVPVVLSGGLNPANVTDGVLRVRPWAVDVSSGVERDKGIKDAALMRRFCQAVREADARTA from the coding sequence ATGTCCCGCACCCGGATCAAGATCTGCGGCCTGACGCGCGAGGCCGACGTGGCCGACGCCGTCGAGGCCGGCGCCGACGCGCTGGGCTTCGTGCTCTACCCGAAGAGTCCGCGTGCGGTGACGCCCGAGCGCGCCGCCGAGTTGGCGCGCCGGCTGCCGCCTTTCGTGACGCCGGTGCTGCTGTTCGTCAACGCCGCGCCGGAGACGATCGCGCACGCCGTGCGCCTGGTGCCGCAGGCGCTCGTGCAGTTCCACGGCGACGAGACGCCCGAGCAGTGCGCCGCCGTCGGGCGCCCCTGGCTGCGCGCCGCGCGCATGGCGCCGGGGTTCGATTTGTTAGACTTCGCCCGGCGCCATCCCGGCGCGACGGGCCTGCTGCTCGACACGCATGTCGAGGCTTACGGCGGGAGCGGAAAGGTCTTCGATTGGTCACTGATACCACCAAGCGTGCCCGTTCCGGTCGTTTTGTCTGGTGGGTTGAATCCTGCCAACGTGACCGATGGGGTGCTTCGAGTCCGGCCCTGGGCCGTTGACGTCAGCTCCGGCGTCGAGCGCGACAAAGGCATCAAGGATGCCGCGCTGATGCGCCGGTTCTGCCAAGCGGTGCGCGAGGCCGATGCCCGCACCGCCTGA
- the trpB gene encoding tryptophan synthase subunit beta yields MLNYDQPDARGHFGPYGGSFVAETLTHALHELQDAYARYREDPEFVAEYRYELKHFVGRPSPIYHAARTSRELGGAQIYLKREDLNHTGAHKINNVIGQALLARRMGKPRVIAETGAGQHGVATATICARYGLECVVYMGSEDVKRQSPNVYRMHLLGAKVVPVESGSKTLKDALNEALRDWVTNVENTFYIIGTVAGPAPYPAMVRDFQRIIGDECLEQMPELAGRQPDAVIACVGGGSNAMGIFYPYIRHEATRLIGVEAAGQGLETGKHAASLSAGSPGVLHGNRTYLLQDDNGQITETHSISAGLDYPGVGPEHAYLKDIGRAEYVGITDDEALKAFHHLCRTEGIIPALESSHALAHAMKIAPTMRPDQILLVNLSGRGDKDIGTVADLSGADFYCRPSCRGQTVKGGQQ; encoded by the coding sequence ATGCTGAATTACGACCAGCCCGATGCCCGCGGGCATTTCGGGCCTTATGGCGGCAGTTTCGTCGCCGAAACCCTGACCCACGCGCTGCACGAACTGCAGGACGCCTACGCCCGCTACCGCGAGGACCCCGAGTTCGTGGCCGAGTATCGCTACGAGCTGAAGCACTTCGTCGGCCGCCCGAGCCCGATCTACCACGCCGCGCGCACCAGCCGCGAACTCGGCGGCGCGCAGATCTACCTGAAGCGCGAGGACTTGAACCACACCGGCGCGCACAAGATCAACAACGTCATCGGCCAGGCGCTGCTCGCCAGGCGCATGGGCAAGCCGCGCGTGATCGCCGAGACCGGCGCCGGCCAGCACGGCGTCGCCACGGCGACGATCTGCGCGCGCTACGGCCTGGAGTGCGTGGTCTACATGGGCAGCGAGGACGTCAAGCGCCAGAGCCCCAACGTCTACCGCATGCATCTGCTCGGCGCCAAGGTCGTGCCGGTGGAAAGCGGCAGCAAGACGCTGAAGGACGCGCTCAACGAGGCGCTGCGCGACTGGGTCACCAACGTCGAGAACACCTTCTACATCATCGGCACGGTGGCCGGCCCGGCGCCGTACCCGGCGATGGTGCGCGACTTCCAGCGCATCATCGGCGACGAGTGCCTGGAGCAGATGCCCGAACTCGCCGGCCGCCAGCCCGACGCGGTGATCGCCTGCGTCGGCGGCGGCAGCAACGCGATGGGCATCTTCTACCCGTACATCCGCCACGAAGCCACGCGGCTGATCGGCGTCGAGGCCGCGGGGCAGGGCCTGGAGACCGGCAAACACGCCGCGTCGCTGTCGGCCGGCTCGCCCGGCGTGCTGCACGGCAACCGCACCTATCTGCTGCAGGACGACAACGGCCAGATCACCGAGACGCACTCGATCTCGGCCGGCCTCGACTACCCCGGCGTCGGCCCCGAGCACGCGTATCTGAAGGACATCGGCCGTGCCGAGTACGTCGGCATCACCGACGACGAGGCGCTGAAGGCCTTCCACCACCTCTGCCGCACCGAGGGCATCATCCCGGCGCTGGAGTCCAGCCACGCACTGGCCCACGCGATGAAGATCGCGCCGACGATGCGCCCCGACCAGATCCTGCTGGTCAACCTCTCCGGCCGCGGCGACAAGGACATCGGCACCGTCGCCGACCTGTCCGGTGCCGACTTCTATTGCCGCCCCTCGTGCCGCGGCCAGACGGTGAAGGGGGGCCAGCAATGA
- the truA gene encoding tRNA pseudouridine(38-40) synthase TruA, whose translation MAEHDTGGPAVAPGGRIALGVAYRGARYHGWQSQPDGRTVQDVLERALGQFAATPVSTLCAGRTDAGVHAFNQVVHFDAPVDRDEFSWVRGTNRYLPDDVAVQWCRLVDARFHARNSAHGRRYRFVILEAPVRPAIEAGACGWVFRPLDGDAMRAAATHLIGEHDFSSFRAAGCQALTPVKTMRSIGVERRGAYWRIEFDASAFLHHMVRNIVGCLVAVGSGRQRPEWMAEVLAARSRDAAAPTFPPDGLYFVGPYYDPAFAIPEHTPAMDWLV comes from the coding sequence TTGGCTGAACACGACACCGGCGGCCCGGCCGTCGCGCCGGGCGGCCGCATCGCGCTGGGCGTCGCCTACCGCGGCGCGCGTTATCACGGCTGGCAGTCGCAGCCCGACGGCCGCACCGTGCAGGACGTGCTCGAACGCGCGCTGGGCCAGTTCGCCGCCACGCCCGTCTCGACGCTGTGCGCCGGCCGCACCGACGCCGGCGTGCACGCCTTCAACCAGGTCGTGCACTTCGACGCGCCGGTCGATCGCGACGAGTTCTCCTGGGTGCGCGGGACCAACCGCTATCTGCCCGACGACGTCGCGGTGCAGTGGTGCCGGCTTGTCGACGCCCGTTTCCACGCCCGCAACAGCGCCCACGGGCGGCGCTACCGCTTCGTCATCCTCGAAGCGCCGGTGCGCCCGGCGATCGAGGCCGGCGCCTGCGGCTGGGTCTTCCGGCCGCTGGACGGCGACGCGATGCGTGCCGCCGCGACGCACCTGATCGGCGAGCACGACTTCAGCTCCTTCCGCGCCGCCGGCTGCCAGGCGCTGACGCCGGTGAAGACGATGCGCTCGATCGGCGTCGAGCGCCGCGGCGCCTACTGGCGCATCGAGTTCGACGCCAGCGCCTTCCTGCACCACATGGTGCGCAACATCGTCGGCTGCCTGGTCGCCGTCGGCAGCGGCCGCCAGCGGCCGGAGTGGATGGCCGAGGTGCTGGCCGCACGCAGCCGCGACGCCGCCGCGCCGACCTTCCCGCCGGACGGGCTGTACTTCGTCGGCCCGTACTACGATCCGGCCTTCGCCATCCCCGAGCACACGCCGGCCATGGACTGGCTGGTCTGA
- a CDS encoding SPOR domain-containing protein has protein sequence MPLPSFLKRSPSPARERRSAAPADDGADVQAARTRARRRLIGAAVLLVAGVIGFPLVFDTQPRPFSVDVPIALNGASASGASLPPRSARASGVVVADAPVDEEPSSAPAAAPAPAPQPKAETPPAPAPDPKPAAPEPKAVVPEPTKPAAPVASAPAPAKPASAPTVKPDAAATIAKPASAVQPKAAHAKADAERAKALLDGAAAPKEARFVVQIGAFADAAALNQARSRADRSGLKSYTQVVETSAGKRTRLRVGPFDSRDAADRAAAKLKAAGLPAAVLTL, from the coding sequence ATGCCCCTGCCTTCGTTTCTGAAGCGTTCTCCTTCCCCCGCCCGCGAGCGCCGCAGCGCCGCGCCCGCCGACGACGGCGCCGACGTCCAGGCCGCGCGCACCCGCGCCCGCCGCCGCCTGATCGGCGCTGCGGTGCTGCTGGTCGCCGGCGTCATCGGCTTCCCGCTGGTCTTCGACACCCAGCCGCGCCCGTTCTCGGTCGACGTGCCGATCGCGCTGAACGGCGCATCGGCGTCCGGCGCCTCGCTGCCGCCGCGCAGCGCGCGCGCCAGCGGTGTCGTCGTCGCCGACGCGCCGGTCGACGAGGAACCGTCGTCAGCGCCGGCGGCCGCGCCCGCCCCGGCGCCGCAGCCCAAGGCCGAGACGCCGCCGGCTCCCGCGCCGGACCCCAAGCCCGCCGCGCCCGAACCCAAGGCCGTGGTGCCGGAGCCGACGAAGCCGGCCGCGCCGGTGGCCTCGGCCCCCGCGCCGGCCAAGCCGGCCTCGGCGCCGACGGTCAAGCCCGACGCCGCAGCGACGATCGCCAAGCCGGCCTCGGCGGTGCAGCCCAAGGCGGCCCACGCCAAGGCCGACGCCGAGCGCGCCAAGGCGCTGCTCGACGGCGCCGCGGCACCCAAGGAAGCGCGTTTCGTCGTCCAGATCGGCGCCTTCGCCGACGCTGCGGCGCTGAACCAGGCGCGCTCGCGTGCCGACAGGAGCGGGCTCAAGAGCTACACCCAGGTCGTCGAGACCAGCGCCGGCAAGCGCACCCGGCTGCGCGTCGGCCCCTTCGACAGCCGCGACGCCGCCGACCGCGCCGCCGCCAAGCTGAAGGCCGCCGGCCTGCCGGCGGCGGTGCTGACGCTGTGA